The Schistocerca nitens isolate TAMUIC-IGC-003100 chromosome 2, iqSchNite1.1, whole genome shotgun sequence nucleotide sequence ATTTGAGCGAGGTAATTGCAAAGGCTATCTTCAACGAAGAAAACAGGAATAAAGGCTTGGAGCGACTACAGCGAATGGGCCCCTTGCGAACTAAGCAACATGTTCCCGCAAAGCAGGCAGCTGTGTTGGTACCATTTTGTATAGTAAATGAAGAAATTTCGTTGTTATATACGTTGCGATCAAGTACGTTGAAAAATTACAGTGGACAAGTTTCATTTCCTGGTGGCATGCAGGATGAGACAGACAGTGATCTAGAAGAGACGGCTTGTAGGGAGACGTGTGAAGAAATAGGATTACAGAAAAGCGACATAGAGATCTGGGGACATGGAAGTTTTGTTGGTACAAAAGACAATGAAGTAGTCGTTTGCCCGTATCTGGGTTACATAGGGCATGTGAATGTGAAAGACTTGGCAATAAATCGGACAGAAGTGGAATCTGTGTTTACAGTACCATTAAGACTGTTTTGTGATTCTAGTAATTGCGATTACATGGAATATCCAGGCGGGTACACCTTGCCTGTATTCTCTGGAGGAGAGCATAAAATATGGGGGATGACTGCAATTATTACACATACTGTAttgaaatcccttatacctgatTTGTACAAAAACGAAGTTAAATTATTTCGTTAAAAGGTGTTACCGCAGTGAAATAGAAAAAGTCAGTAacatgttttgtatttatttactgcaACTACTTTGGGATCTCACACATTAGCCTTACATATATCACACTTTGGTTGTCTCGTGCATGAGAATTTGCAATGCTGCATTTGATGCTGTTATATGTGGTGCTAATAACGTAAATACCAAATTATTTTTAACAGTAGCCTGCATATAGTGTGAGAGATGAGTCACACTAAATatgaatgttgatgaaatgaggTGTCATTGTGGATGTTTGGCATAAGTGTTCGATATATGTACACAGTAAATCAGAGCATTGATAGTTACAATTTGCTAGTTCTTTCCACTGTTAGtatgtacttcagaatatattgcTGCTCCACAATAGCAGTTTTTTTAAAAAGTTGGTTGATAAGTTagtaacacacaaaaaattacTGCAATTTGTTACTTATTCCTGATACTGTGCTCACAAATGTTGTAAGGTGTTTGAGACTGTGTTAGTAGAAGTGACGTAAGTATTACTGATTGATGATTTCAATAATAAAGGTAAATTcccttaattttgtgaaaaacaaaagAGACAAAAAAGTATTTGGGAAAGGTTTCAAAATCAGACGTAAATTAACAACTGTTTCCTGTTGTAGTCGCCACCATGTGTGTCTGGATTTGGAATGTGGATAATTCTTTCTCCATTTATGAACAGTATGAGACTTTTTCCCTCTATTACTGGTTGAAGAAGCTTTTTCTTGGAAAAGCATGGTATTGCCACCTTTCGTTTGTGCAGCTGTATGCAAATTGAGGAAGTATCAGTTCTTTTTTTGAGTGTTGTTTCCAGCTAGTTCTATATTAAAAGTTACTCAAAAACAATGAGCAGTTTGTTTACTGACCTGTGACTGAATGTCGAATCAGTGCATGTTTTACTCATCGTACCAGTGAGAAATATGCGTACATGTTTGAATAGATACGGAAGTGTCGAAAGTAATTTGTTGTTGGTGTGAAATCAAATGCTGCATATTTCTTTAAcacatgaactgaaaataaatcTTTAAGTTGCATCATTTTAGAAACTTTGTTAAAATTTGGTTGTGACCTAAAGTGTTCCATATGATTTGAAAGTGCTTCCATGTCAAACTGGAAAAGATGATGATTTCTGAGATACATTCATAAGTTGAGGCATTAATCTTCTGTTGTGCATTTGCATATTCCACCAACATTGCGAAAGGCAAATGATTATGAAGTGCATGGCATACTATACTTCCTGTTGAACCCTAGTAGGATTTCTTACTGCTCCAGTTGCAAATAACCTCAGGAAGAGCTGCTTTGATGCCTTTATGTCCATTTTAGTCTGATTTGGTGTTTGTTGTGTGTACACAGTGATCATACAAGGCTTCAGTTTATTCCTAGGTTTTTTGTGTAGTattgcttcttgaaactttgtggaCTTTAGCAGGTTAGTTGTTGATGTCTGTCTTCAGGTGTTCACCGGAGAATATTTTTCTTTGATGCTTCCTCATTAGTCAAACAAATCTATAATCATATGTGCCACCTGTCTTTTTCTAtgttaaatatttccttttagTTCTATGTGTTAGGGGTTTTGCATACCCGAACAATAATCTTAAGATGAGTCACGTGAGTGTTTTGTAAGTGCTCTTCATTGTAAACCGATTGTATTCTACCATTATTTTTCTTTGATGCTTCCTCATTAGTCAAACAAATCTATAATCATTTGTGCCACCTGTCTTTTTCTAtgttaaatatttccttttagTTCTATGTGTTAGGGGTTTTGCATACCCGAACAATAATCTTAAGATGAGTCACGTGAGTGTTTTGTAAGTGTTCTTCATTGTAAACCGATTGTATTCTACCATTATCTTTCCAATGAAATGTAAGTAGCAGTACATGCTGTACTGACTGGCATTCAATTTCACatccccacaaactgttacaccAAAGTGTTTGTATAACTGGAATGATCTCAACTGTGAGtagttgatattgtagtcataggactaTGCATTTTTGCATTTCACCAGGTGCACAGTTTTACATCACTGAACATTTTTGCAAGATAGCTACTTATCATTGCACCACTTTCCATTGTTGTGTTATTGGCTTCATTTTTTCAAGTAATGTTTGAAGTAAAGAGTGCTGTAAATTAGCCATGGCTGACAGTATATTGTGAATGGTTTGGTGGGTAAATGTCAGACTACAGTTCAGTCCCCAGTTCTTCGGATTTTCACTGCCACTTCATGGATGCAACTTtctgaatgtgtgtgtgaaatgcCAAGTTTTACTGTTGTTTGGGACCCCATGTAGGTTACGTAACTGATTGATGAAGTTAGTTCATAGTTTGAGAAAGAAAAGAGTTTACTATTTCGTACTGAATTGTGCATATTAAGAATGTGGTGTTGAAACCAACCCTTTACAGCCCGGTTAATGTGCCAGAATGCCCGCATGGACAATGCCCTCCACAACTGCGACTTGTCCAGTGTTGTGGGCTGTTCCTCCCATCTGCCTTATCACACGGCAAGGTAATATTGAAGACTGTAGTACCAACACATCacctttgacccatgacatcattaAGATGGTGGATACCCCATTTAAAGCTTATACAATTTGGTCACCATGGCATCATACACCTGaaaagaagggactgataacacagcagtttggtccatttacTCCTCAGACCAACCAACCTTAAAAGACACAAGCAACATACTAGCGGGACAAGAGCTTAGGTGctcccttttatttttattttattttttggaggTGGCAAACAAAACATATGGCAGTCTTAGTAATGAAAATGTACCAAATCAAATAGTAATGTAAAAATGAAACTAAAACCTCAGCAAACAAAATCTGGAAAAAACAAGTATCAGAAATTTCAATTGACATGTACAGCTCAAATGAAACCTATGATACTAACAAACCACACTTACCATAACTATTGTCAAAACCTAAACAGGCCAAAATAACCAGAACAGCCTTCATGATACTACTATAAACTACTAAATAACTTCTACTACacactcaaaccacaaaatctagaAACTAAGCAATATAGATAAccaattcaaagaaaattatgtacataaacaaacacACTAAACTCCTTAAAATAAAGGGGATAAAACATAAAAACACCCAAAGTCCGCTGATAAATCTAGGCTCTGTCAGTTTTATAAATTTTCTGTACTGCTGACACCTTACGCCCTCTGCCATGAGGCTATGTAACTGTAGCAGCTATATAGgcaactgtagcagcaattaatgaatGACTGATAAAGTGTGTGGTAATATCCATACCTagtaccaaatgaaaacaaaataattaaatttcaaacCATTAACAACATCACAAATGAACAATTCCAAAACTGAAAACTAATCTGTGGCCTATTACTAATGACATTAAAATAATTCACTGACAAGACATCTAAACAAAACTCACAAAAAACTGAGTAACATACAGCACTTGTTTAACGCCATGCTAACATCATTCCCAAACAGTGTATAAACATCCCCTGCTAGTGATTGCCACCATTTACTTCAACAAACTCTCTGCAGACACAATCTGTTTCAAAGACACAGAACcaaaaggacatcaaacaacacagtTATGTCACAGGTCAAAACTGACGATTGGTACAGCGAACTTCAATTGATCCCATGGCCATGTACTGAGCGGTGTCTGTCTGTGGGTAAAGGTCTGTGGAAGCAAGTAATCTGGTGATGGAACAGCAGACCATACTATGGAGTCATCGCCAACATACAAGCGGTAACCTCTGAACAGACTGTCTGTCACACGGGTCTGCAAACTGATTGATCTGTGAATGGTTGCCTTAATGCTCAAGAACAGTTTATTGGCATAGTGTGGTTTTTATATCTTCATAAATTAAAGCATTTCATCCAACACTCTAATCAAGTCTACAAATATACCTGTTTTGAAGTTGATCATTTGTTTTGTGTAGCTCTGTAGTTGAATAGCAAGTTACGTAAATAAGCAATGACCTAGACTGTGTACTAAAAATGTTAAATTAGACACTCTGCATTGAAGCAGGCTGGATAATCAAAATTATGTTGGCAAATAAGTATGgtagtttgtattttattttattttacatgtctagttctgtaggaccaaattgaaaagcaaatctcaaaggtcatgggaCATGTTAGTACATAAAACTACAACATAACActaataacagacaaaataaaatgtttgtgaacccaaaaaagacaacccctaagtttatgtaaatgcaatcaacaatataacacaggactcaggttaatttttcaaggaaattctCGACTAataggagtgacctatgaggaaattattcagttttgatttgaaagtgcatggattactgctaagatttttgaatttttgtggaagtttattgaaaatggatgcagcaatatactgcacacctttctgcacaagagttaaggaagtgcagtccaaatgcagattagatttctgcctaatattaactgaatgaaagctgctaattcatgggaataaactgatatcattaacaagaaatgacaataaagtatatagggaaacattccacgtgggaacaatatatctgaaaacaaagatgatgtgacttaccaaacgaaagtgctggcaggtcgatagacgcacaaacaaacacaaaaatacacacaaaattcaagcttttgcaacccacggttgcttcatcaggaaagagggaaggagagggaaagacgaaaggatgtgggttttaaagggagagggtaaggagtcattccaatcccgggagcggaaagacttaccttagggggaaaaaaggaaaggtatacactctcacacacacacatatccatccgcacatataccgacacaagcagacatatgtaaaggcaaggaGTTTGGGtacagatgtcagtcgaggcggaagtacagaggcaaagatgttattgaatgacaggtgaggtacgagcggcagaaacttgaaattagcagaggttgaggcctggtgggtaacgggaacctctgtacttctgcctcgactgacatctctacccaaactatAACTATTAATGCTGCTGTTTTTAttattcgatatatatatatatatatatatatatatatatatatatatatatatatatatatatatatatatatataacagagggaaacattccacgtggaaaaaatatatctaaaaagaaagatgatgagacttaccaaacaaaagcgctggcaggtcgatagacacacaaacaaacacaaacatacacacaaaattcaagctttcgcaacaaactgttgcctcacaagcagacatatttaaagaccatgtctgcttgtgtctgtatatgtgtggatggatatgtgtgtgtgtgagtgtgtatacctgtccttttttccccctaaggtaagtctttccgctcccgggattggaatgactccttaccctctcccttaaaacccacatcctttcgtcttcagttctgcctcgactgacatctctgcccaaactctttgtctttaaatatgtctgcttgtgagatgtctgcttgtgtctgtatatgtgtggatggatatgtgtgtgtgtgagagtgtatacctgtccttttttccccctaaggtaagtctttccgctcccgggattggaatgactccttaccctctcccttaaaacccacatcctttcgtctttccctctccttccctctttcctgatgaggcaacagtttgttgcgaaagcttgaattttgtgtgtatgtttgtgtttgtttgtgtgtctatcgacctgccagcgcttttgtttggtgtatatatatatatatatatatatatatatata carries:
- the LOC126234546 gene encoding mitochondrial coenzyme A diphosphatase NUDT8 — translated: MTVCLRSISGRQAVLFITNARCHATSTHNLSEVIAKAIFNEENRNKGLERLQRMGPLRTKQHVPAKQAAVLVPFCIVNEEISLLYTLRSSTLKNYSGQVSFPGGMQDETDSDLEETACRETCEEIGLQKSDIEIWGHGSFVGTKDNEVVVCPYLGYIGHVNVKDLAINRTEVESVFTVPLRLFCDSSNCDYMEYPGGYTLPVFSGGEHKIWGMTAIITHTVLKSLIPDLYKNEVKLFR